In Gracilimonas sp., a genomic segment contains:
- the rplK gene encoding 50S ribosomal protein L11, with product MAKKVEKILKLQIVGGQANPAPPVGPALGQAGINIMEFCKAFNAKTQDKAGTVVPVEITVYADKSFTFKTKTPPAPVLLKKAAKIKSGSGEPNRNKVGTVTWSQCKEIAEEKMEDLNAFDIEAGAEMVAGTARSMGLRVNREK from the coding sequence ATGGCTAAAAAAGTTGAGAAAATCCTGAAGCTCCAGATTGTTGGGGGGCAGGCAAACCCTGCGCCACCTGTTGGACCGGCACTCGGTCAGGCGGGAATCAATATTATGGAGTTTTGTAAAGCCTTTAACGCTAAGACTCAGGACAAGGCCGGAACTGTTGTTCCTGTTGAGATTACAGTTTATGCTGATAAGTCTTTTACATTCAAAACAAAGACTCCACCAGCACCTGTACTTCTTAAGAAAGCAGCGAAAATCAAGTCCGGATCAGGTGAACCTAACCGAAATAAAGTAGGTACAGTAACCTGGAGCCAATGCAAAGAAATCGCAGAAGAAAAGATGGAAGACTTAAATGCGTTTGACATCGAAGCTGGCGCGGAAATGGTTGCAGGAACGGCTCGCAGTATGGGTCTTAGAGTAAATCGCGAAAAGTAA
- the rplJ gene encoding 50S ribosomal protein L10: protein MPTAEKRAILDELTEKLKSSSALYIANYSGMSVPEVNELRGAFRKGDIRFKVYKNKLVKLAMKEVGGYDDIIPSLVEQNAFAFVEEELSAPAKVLKDFIKDNNKPEFKAAIVDGDFYGADKLDVLAAMKSKDEIIGDILGLLMAPLSNVVGALEAQGSNLVGAVKTIAEKGEE, encoded by the coding sequence ATGCCTACTGCAGAAAAGCGTGCAATTCTTGATGAACTTACCGAAAAACTGAAAAGTTCGAGTGCTTTATACATTGCGAACTATTCAGGAATGTCGGTACCTGAAGTCAATGAATTGCGTGGTGCATTTCGTAAGGGAGATATTAGATTCAAAGTTTACAAGAACAAACTTGTAAAGCTCGCAATGAAAGAAGTTGGTGGATACGATGATATTATCCCCTCATTGGTTGAGCAGAATGCTTTTGCATTCGTTGAAGAAGAATTATCTGCACCTGCCAAGGTATTGAAAGATTTTATCAAGGATAATAATAAGCCAGAATTCAAAGCAGCTATCGTAGACGGAGATTTTTACGGTGCGGATAAGCTGGACGTTCTCGCAGCTATGAAGTCGAAGGACGAGATTATTGGCGATATCCTTGGTCTGTTGATGGCCCCACTATCAAATGTAGTTGGAGCGCTTGAAGCACAAGGATCTAACCTTGTTGGTGCTGTTAAAACCATCGCTGAAAAAGGCGAAGAGTAA
- the rplL gene encoding 50S ribosomal protein L7/L12, with product MADVKELAEQLVNLTIKEANELAKVLEEEYDIKPAQAAVAVAGPAGGGDAAGGGEEQTEFDVVLKSAGAKKIAVIKEVRGITGLGLKEAKELVDGAPNTVKEAVAKEEAEQIKAKLEEAGAEVELK from the coding sequence ATGGCTGACGTTAAAGAATTAGCTGAACAGCTTGTCAACCTAACAATTAAAGAAGCAAACGAACTTGCTAAAGTTCTTGAAGAAGAATACGATATCAAACCTGCTCAAGCTGCTGTTGCAGTAGCTGGACCTGCTGGTGGTGGAGATGCTGCTGGTGGTGGAGAAGAGCAAACTGAGTTTGACGTAGTTCTGAAAAGCGCTGGTGCAAAGAAAATCGCGGTAATCAAAGAAGTACGCGGTATCACTGGTCTTGGGCTGAAAGAAGCCAAAGAATTGGTTGACGGAGCTCCTAATACTGTTAAAGAAGCAGTAGCTAAAGAAGAAGCTGAGCAAATCAAAGCCAAGCTTGAAGAAGCTGGTGCCGAAGTAGAGCTTAAGTAA
- the secE gene encoding preprotein translocase subunit SecE, with product MSKINDFFDGVVKEFKKVSWPTQKELIDNTIIVVVFSIIISVFIFGVDQMYSTILEAIYN from the coding sequence ATGAGCAAGATTAATGATTTTTTTGACGGTGTTGTAAAGGAATTCAAGAAGGTTTCCTGGCCGACCCAGAAAGAGCTGATCGATAACACGATTATCGTGGTGGTTTTTTCAATCATAATTTCGGTATTCATCTTTGGTGTTGATCAAATGTACAGCACCATATTAGAAGCTATTTATAATTAA
- the rpoB gene encoding DNA-directed RNA polymerase subunit beta gives MQTIPNTERLSFGKTKHVLDYPDFLDIQLESFEKFVQLDIAPNERENQGLQRIFNENFPIQDSRETHILEFLYYNVDVPRYTIAECQDRGLTYSVPLKAKLRLSSVDDSDEASETIEQEVFLGDLPWMSNRGTFIINGAERVIVSQLHRSPGVFFGQNVHPNGTQLYSARVIPFKGSWIEFTTDIRDVLWAYIDRKKKVPATTLLRALGYSSDIELLSLFELSEEIKFGKKDHYNKNLVGKRLAENIVVESMEEVVDDETGEVTEALNRQIIFERDHELTEDDYGSLKDAEVEKVLVQKISAEESERSVMMNTLRKDPTYDESTALGEIYQQIRSGEMPDPETARSILERLFFSDKKYDLGEVGRYRLNKRLKLDQENTVQYLTKEDIVAIVKEVIRLKNLKSQVDDIDHLSNRRVRTVGEQLGQQFAIGLARMARTIRERMNSRDAEQLTPQDLVNARTISSVINTFFGTNQLSQFMDQTNPLAELTHKRRMSALGPGGLTRERAGFEVRDVHYTHYGRLCPIETPEGPNIGLISSLCVHAKVNDFGFIETPYRKVKEGKVSKDVEYLAAEQEDETVIAQANAEIDDKGIFESEAIFSRTREGNYLRVKPDEIEYMDVATNQITSLAAALIPFIEHDDANRALMGSNMQRQAVPLLRPEAPVVGTGLEQRAARDSRAIITADADGEVVYVSATEIRVKYDRSEDEQHCYFDGGVKTYRLDKFIRTNQDTTINQRPVVKIGDKVKAGQALADGCSTDKGELALGRNLLVAFMPWRGYNFEDAIVVSERIVQDDIYTSIHVTEFEQQVRDTKRGEEELTREIPNVSEEATRNLDERGIIRVGAKIEHGDILVGKITPKGETDPTPEEKLLRAIFGDKAGDVKDASLKVPPGVQGTVIDTKLFSRKRDELVSRKEEKKRVEQEEERHSQKVAELNQQWADKMYSLLRDKTSPGVYNYSHVELIPKGEKYKKSVFEELDPVNINENIDWATDGELVKMVRRLFANYRELRREIDTEAKRRKFAIQVGDELPPGIIQKAKVYVAKKRKLHVGDKMAGRHGNKGVVAKIVPQEDMPFMEDGTPVDICLNPLGVPSRMNLGQIYETILGWAAKKMGVTFASPIFDGASMDEVREKLKEAGLPEDGRVNLYDGRTGEPFAQKTTVGYIYMLKLNHLIQDKMHSRSIGPYSLITQQPLGGKAQFGGQRLGEMEVWALYAYGASSILKEMLTVKSDDVKGRSKVYEAIVKGENLPDGDVPESFKVLLRELMGLGLEMHIE, from the coding sequence ATGCAAACTATTCCGAACACGGAACGCTTATCGTTTGGTAAAACCAAGCACGTATTGGATTATCCGGATTTTCTGGATATCCAGTTAGAGTCATTCGAAAAATTTGTACAACTTGATATTGCTCCCAACGAGCGAGAAAATCAAGGACTACAACGAATTTTTAATGAAAATTTTCCAATTCAGGACAGTCGCGAAACGCACATCCTTGAATTTCTTTATTATAATGTGGATGTGCCTCGTTATACGATTGCTGAATGCCAGGATCGTGGCCTGACGTATTCCGTTCCGCTTAAAGCAAAATTGCGATTATCATCGGTTGATGATAGCGACGAAGCCAGCGAAACTATTGAGCAGGAAGTATTTTTAGGAGACCTGCCCTGGATGTCGAATCGCGGAACATTCATCATCAACGGTGCTGAGCGCGTTATTGTAAGCCAGCTTCACCGTTCACCAGGTGTATTCTTTGGACAAAACGTTCACCCGAACGGTACACAGCTATATTCTGCTCGTGTTATTCCTTTCAAAGGTTCATGGATTGAATTTACTACTGATATTCGTGACGTTCTTTGGGCTTATATCGATCGTAAGAAGAAAGTTCCGGCCACTACATTATTACGTGCGCTTGGTTATTCTTCCGATATCGAACTGCTAAGCCTTTTCGAGCTTTCTGAAGAAATTAAATTTGGTAAGAAAGATCATTACAACAAAAATCTTGTTGGCAAGCGACTTGCCGAGAACATTGTTGTAGAGAGCATGGAAGAGGTAGTTGATGATGAGACCGGTGAAGTTACCGAAGCTCTGAATCGTCAAATTATCTTCGAACGTGATCACGAATTGACGGAAGATGACTACGGCTCACTAAAAGATGCAGAAGTTGAAAAAGTTCTGGTACAGAAAATCTCAGCTGAAGAGTCTGAGCGTTCTGTAATGATGAACACACTCCGTAAGGATCCTACCTACGATGAGAGTACTGCACTTGGAGAAATTTACCAGCAGATTAGGTCCGGTGAAATGCCAGATCCGGAAACTGCGCGATCTATCCTTGAGAGACTGTTCTTCAGCGACAAGAAATATGATCTTGGTGAGGTCGGTCGTTACCGATTGAATAAGCGTCTGAAATTAGACCAGGAAAATACCGTACAGTATCTGACAAAAGAAGATATTGTAGCGATTGTGAAAGAGGTTATCCGTCTGAAGAACCTGAAATCTCAGGTTGATGATATTGACCATTTAAGTAACCGACGTGTACGAACCGTAGGTGAGCAGTTAGGTCAGCAGTTCGCAATTGGTCTTGCCCGAATGGCACGTACCATCCGCGAGCGTATGAACTCTCGTGATGCTGAGCAGCTTACTCCACAGGATCTCGTGAATGCACGTACCATTTCAAGTGTGATTAACACTTTCTTTGGTACCAACCAGCTTTCACAGTTTATGGATCAAACCAACCCATTGGCGGAGCTGACGCACAAGCGTCGTATGTCTGCATTAGGACCTGGTGGTCTGACTCGTGAGCGAGCCGGTTTTGAGGTTCGTGACGTTCACTATACACACTATGGACGTCTCTGCCCGATTGAAACGCCTGAGGGACCAAATATTGGTTTGATTTCCTCACTGTGTGTGCACGCGAAAGTAAACGACTTCGGATTCATTGAAACTCCTTACCGTAAAGTGAAAGAGGGTAAAGTTTCTAAAGATGTTGAATACCTCGCTGCTGAGCAGGAAGATGAAACAGTTATCGCTCAGGCTAACGCTGAGATAGATGATAAAGGTATTTTTGAGAGTGAAGCTATTTTCTCTCGTACACGTGAAGGTAACTACCTGCGTGTGAAACCAGATGAAATTGAATATATGGATGTTGCCACCAACCAGATTACTTCTCTGGCGGCAGCACTGATTCCATTTATTGAACATGATGATGCTAACCGTGCCCTGATGGGTTCGAACATGCAGCGTCAGGCTGTTCCGCTTCTTCGTCCAGAAGCTCCTGTAGTGGGAACCGGACTTGAGCAGAGAGCAGCTCGCGACTCACGTGCTATCATTACCGCAGATGCGGACGGTGAAGTAGTATACGTAAGTGCGACTGAAATCCGGGTTAAATACGATCGTTCTGAAGATGAGCAGCATTGCTACTTCGACGGTGGTGTGAAAACATACAGGCTGGATAAGTTCATTCGTACGAATCAGGATACTACCATTAACCAGCGTCCGGTTGTGAAGATTGGCGATAAAGTGAAAGCCGGTCAGGCTCTTGCCGACGGTTGTTCAACCGACAAGGGTGAGCTTGCTCTTGGCCGTAACCTACTTGTGGCTTTCATGCCATGGCGCGGTTATAACTTTGAGGATGCCATTGTAGTAAGTGAGCGCATCGTTCAAGACGATATTTATACTTCCATTCACGTAACGGAATTCGAACAACAGGTTCGTGATACCAAGCGTGGAGAAGAAGAACTAACTCGTGAAATTCCAAACGTAAGTGAGGAAGCAACCCGCAACCTCGACGAGCGTGGAATTATTCGCGTAGGTGCCAAGATTGAACACGGTGATATCCTGGTAGGTAAGATCACTCCGAAAGGAGAAACCGATCCAACCCCGGAAGAAAAACTACTCCGTGCTATCTTTGGTGATAAAGCCGGTGATGTAAAAGATGCATCTCTGAAAGTACCTCCGGGTGTTCAGGGAACCGTAATCGACACCAAGCTTTTCAGCCGTAAGCGTGATGAGTTGGTATCTCGCAAAGAAGAGAAGAAACGCGTTGAGCAGGAAGAAGAACGTCACTCCCAAAAAGTTGCTGAACTGAATCAGCAGTGGGCAGACAAGATGTATTCATTGCTTCGCGATAAAACTTCTCCGGGTGTATACAACTACAGTCATGTAGAGTTGATCCCGAAAGGCGAGAAATACAAGAAATCTGTATTTGAAGAATTAGATCCGGTAAATATTAACGAAAACATTGACTGGGCCACAGATGGTGAGCTTGTGAAGATGGTTCGTAGATTATTTGCCAACTACCGCGAGCTTCGTCGTGAAATTGACACCGAAGCTAAGCGTCGTAAATTTGCGATTCAGGTAGGAGATGAACTCCCACCGGGAATCATCCAGAAAGCAAAAGTTTATGTTGCTAAGAAACGTAAGCTGCACGTGGGTGATAAGATGGCCGGTCGTCACGGTAACAAGGGTGTGGTTGCTAAAATCGTACCTCAGGAAGACATGCCGTTTATGGAAGACGGAACCCCGGTTGACATCTGTCTTAACCCGCTGGGTGTACCTTCCCGTATGAACCTCGGTCAGATTTACGAAACCATTCTTGGATGGGCCGCTAAGAAAATGGGTGTGACGTTTGCGTCGCCTATCTTCGACGGTGCTTCTATGGATGAAGTTAGAGAAAAATTAAAAGAAGCCGGATTGCCTGAAGATGGCCGCGTAAACCTTTACGACGGACGAACAGGCGAGCCATTCGCGCAGAAGACAACCGTAGGTTATATCTACATGTTGAAACTGAACCACCTGATTCAGGACAAGATGCACTCTCGTTCTATCGGGCCATATTCACTCATTACGCAACAGCCATTGGGCGGTAAAGCTCAGTTTGGTGGTCAGCGTCTTGGTGAGATGGAGGTTTGGGCACTGTACGCATATGGTGCATCCAGCATCTTGAAAGAAATGCTCACTGTGAAAAGTGATGACGTAAAAGGGCGCTCTAAAGTTTATGAAGCTATCGTGAAAGGTGAGAACCTGCCCGATGGTGACGTGCCCGAATCATTCAAGGTATTGTTACGAGAGCTTATGGGTCTCGGCCTTGAAATGCATATTGAATAA
- the nusG gene encoding transcription termination/antitermination protein NusG, which yields MSKELTHDWYVVRCFSSHEKKVKEFLEREIEDQGLEDKIKEILIPTETVVEIRSGKKRTREKNFFPGYILLNTHYDEEVNNLIQSAPSCLGFLKVGKNETVPTPLKDHEVKRIIGRVKDGGDEPRNIEIPYSEGDLVKVISGPFKDFDGTVQEVNPEKLKLRVMVSIFGRKTPVEVDVSQVESAT from the coding sequence ATGAGCAAAGAATTAACACATGATTGGTACGTAGTTCGCTGCTTTTCCAGTCATGAAAAAAAGGTTAAAGAGTTTCTCGAGCGCGAAATTGAAGATCAGGGTTTAGAGGATAAGATTAAGGAAATCTTGATTCCTACTGAAACGGTTGTTGAGATTCGCTCTGGAAAGAAGCGTACCCGAGAGAAAAACTTTTTCCCCGGTTATATTCTTTTGAATACTCATTATGATGAAGAAGTAAACAATTTGATACAAAGCGCACCTTCCTGCCTTGGTTTTTTGAAGGTAGGTAAAAATGAAACGGTGCCAACTCCACTGAAAGATCACGAAGTCAAACGCATCATTGGACGAGTGAAAGACGGTGGTGATGAACCACGGAATATTGAAATTCCGTACAGCGAGGGAGACCTGGTTAAAGTGATATCCGGTCCGTTTAAAGATTTTGACGGAACCGTTCAGGAAGTAAACCCTGAAAAACTAAAGCTGAGAGTCATGGTCAGTATTTTTGGCCGTAAGACTCCGGTTGAAGTAGATGTTAGCCAAGTTGAATCCGCTACATAA
- the rplA gene encoding 50S ribosomal protein L1 yields MAKRGKKYQQAVALVNPEVEYTLEEACDLVKKTSNTNFDASVDVDVRLGVDPRHADQMVRGTVSLPHGTGKEVTVLALVNEAKQDEAREAGADHVGLDDYITKIEEGWADIDVIIATPDVMGKLGKLGRFLGPRGLMPNPKSGTVTMDVADAVKQVKAGQIDFRVDKAGILHTSIGKVSFDANDLKENAESFFRTVMSLRPASAKGLYVKSVFISSTMGPSIPISRTAVTSL; encoded by the coding sequence ATGGCAAAAAGAGGAAAGAAATATCAACAGGCCGTGGCACTCGTGAACCCCGAGGTAGAGTATACTTTGGAAGAAGCGTGCGATCTGGTTAAAAAAACATCTAACACGAACTTTGATGCATCCGTTGATGTCGACGTGCGATTGGGAGTTGATCCCCGTCATGCCGACCAAATGGTGCGTGGTACAGTGAGCTTGCCTCATGGTACTGGTAAAGAAGTTACAGTTTTGGCTCTCGTTAACGAAGCCAAGCAGGATGAAGCCAGAGAAGCTGGTGCCGACCATGTTGGTCTTGATGATTACATCACGAAAATAGAAGAGGGGTGGGCAGATATCGATGTGATAATTGCAACACCCGACGTAATGGGTAAACTCGGTAAGCTTGGGCGCTTTTTAGGGCCCCGCGGACTGATGCCTAACCCTAAGAGTGGAACCGTAACAATGGATGTGGCCGATGCTGTTAAGCAAGTTAAAGCCGGTCAGATTGATTTCCGTGTTGATAAAGCCGGAATCCTACATACATCTATTGGTAAAGTAAGTTTCGATGCAAATGACCTTAAGGAGAATGCAGAGTCATTTTTCCGTACGGTAATGAGCTTGAGACCGGCTTCCGCAAAAGGGCTGTATGTGAAAAGTGTTTTCATAAGCAGCACAATGGGACCAAGCATCCCGATAAGCAGAACCGCAGTTACATCCCTATAA